In one Sporomusa sphaeroides DSM 2875 genomic region, the following are encoded:
- a CDS encoding XkdQ/YqbQ family protein, which translates to MNDVQILINNGGKLYEPIVEEGISWETTRKGAPGKLTFNVLVDNTIDFTEGNAVRMAVDGTDVFYGYVFTKKRDKDGIIQVTAYDQLRYLKNKHTMHYERLTASELIKKVAAIHLLKVGEIEDTEYVIEKRVEDNQTLFDIIQEAIGITLENKKKLYVLYDDFGKLTLKNIESMKLDLLIDAETGENFDYVSSIDHRTFNRVKLYRENKDTGKHEVFTAPQDPEEFTASESIKKWGVLQYCEKIDEGVTNPQAMADALLEMYNRKTRSLSINNAFGDIRVRAGSHIAVQLALGDITVNKHMLVEGAKHVFTNRQHTMNLSLRSSEFNA; encoded by the coding sequence ATGAATGATGTGCAAATTTTGATTAATAACGGTGGCAAGCTATATGAACCCATTGTGGAAGAGGGAATCTCCTGGGAGACCACCCGTAAAGGTGCACCTGGCAAACTAACGTTTAATGTGTTAGTGGATAATACTATTGACTTTACCGAGGGAAACGCTGTCAGGATGGCCGTAGATGGAACAGATGTTTTCTATGGTTATGTGTTTACTAAGAAACGCGATAAGGACGGCATTATCCAGGTTACCGCCTATGACCAGTTAAGATACCTTAAGAATAAGCATACCATGCACTATGAACGGCTGACTGCCTCTGAACTTATCAAAAAGGTAGCTGCCATTCATCTACTGAAGGTTGGAGAAATCGAAGACACTGAATATGTCATTGAAAAGAGGGTTGAGGACAATCAGACACTCTTTGATATTATTCAGGAGGCTATTGGGATAACGCTAGAAAACAAGAAAAAGCTTTATGTTCTTTATGATGATTTTGGTAAATTGACCTTGAAAAACATTGAGAGCATGAAACTTGATTTACTGATTGACGCGGAAACCGGCGAGAACTTTGATTATGTATCTAGTATTGATCATAGGACTTTTAACCGGGTTAAGCTCTACCGGGAAAATAAGGACACCGGTAAGCATGAGGTTTTTACTGCTCCTCAAGATCCGGAAGAGTTCACCGCATCGGAAAGTATTAAGAAATGGGGTGTACTCCAATACTGCGAAAAGATTGATGAAGGAGTAACCAATCCTCAGGCTATGGCAGACGCATTACTGGAAATGTATAATCGGAAAACACGAAGCCTGAGCATTAATAATGCTTTTGGTGATATCAGGGTAAGGGCCGGGTCGCATATCGCTGTACAGCTTGCATTAGGCGATATCACAGTAAATAAACATATGCTAGTCGAAGGGGCAAAGCATGTGTTTACTAATAGGCAGCACACGATGAACCTTAGTTTGCGGAGCAGTGAGTTTAACGCTTAG
- a CDS encoding replicative DNA helicase yields the protein MLIFDPENERYILGACTEGPEYLGEALAELTAADFYQRENNIIFEAMAKMYQDGREVTAQTFYIEHSDMIKRLGVSWTTLTDVFTNPTAFKVAIAKLKETTKARNLMTLSDTIRQDIENGTSVDEVKARIEIALSKCENAAGRHYISPKDMSRICLDVVAERMEPEGRAKKCIYTCFGALNKATGGIESGDLIILSGSTGGGKSAFAANLARDVCVTQKLPGLYINSEMSADQMALRWSAILAELSHTALRAGKLSDCDFNKLPLKLDAFDTGGLHTLTIPDLRINTVLSEIRRFKAKENIRLAIVDYIGRMDFLDSKADDWQLLTGAARRLKTIAQEQQLAIIMLAQLSASGKLAQASYMSHEADLWLNLRKPNEEETKTFLGSKDPWNIVLEIVKGRNTRTGAMPLYFFGDRLTFTDDKAKALYYAKFVQAAG from the coding sequence TTGTTAATATTTGACCCTGAAAACGAACGATACATATTAGGTGCTTGTACAGAAGGACCCGAATACCTAGGGGAAGCGTTAGCCGAGTTAACGGCAGCAGACTTTTACCAACGAGAGAATAACATCATTTTTGAAGCTATGGCAAAGATGTACCAGGACGGCCGGGAAGTGACGGCACAGACATTTTACATAGAGCATAGCGACATGATAAAGCGGCTAGGTGTTAGTTGGACAACGCTAACTGATGTTTTTACCAATCCGACAGCCTTTAAGGTGGCAATTGCCAAACTGAAAGAGACTACCAAGGCAAGGAATTTAATGACTTTGTCTGACACCATACGCCAGGATATAGAGAACGGCACTAGCGTTGATGAAGTTAAGGCCAGAATAGAAATAGCGCTTTCAAAATGTGAGAATGCAGCCGGTCGGCATTATATATCGCCAAAAGATATGTCAAGGATATGCCTAGATGTAGTTGCAGAACGGATGGAGCCGGAGGGACGCGCTAAGAAGTGTATTTATACCTGTTTTGGCGCCTTGAATAAAGCAACAGGAGGTATTGAATCAGGAGACTTAATTATACTATCTGGCAGCACCGGGGGCGGGAAATCCGCGTTTGCGGCTAATCTAGCGCGTGATGTTTGTGTAACTCAGAAGTTGCCGGGTCTTTATATCAATTCGGAGATGTCGGCAGATCAGATGGCTCTCAGGTGGTCGGCTATATTGGCTGAATTATCCCATACGGCATTGAGGGCAGGAAAACTGTCAGACTGTGATTTTAATAAATTGCCGCTAAAATTAGATGCCTTTGACACTGGTGGGCTGCACACTTTGACTATCCCGGACTTGCGAATTAATACAGTATTATCGGAAATACGCCGCTTTAAGGCAAAAGAGAACATCAGGCTGGCAATCGTTGACTACATAGGCCGTATGGACTTTCTGGACTCAAAGGCTGATGATTGGCAGTTACTAACCGGAGCAGCTAGACGCTTAAAAACCATAGCGCAAGAGCAGCAGCTGGCAATTATCATGCTGGCACAATTAAGCGCATCGGGTAAACTGGCACAGGCTAGTTACATGAGCCATGAAGCAGACTTATGGCTTAACCTCAGGAAGCCAAACGAGGAAGAGACTAAGACATTTTTGGGGAGCAAGGACCCCTGGAATATAGTTTTAGAGATTGTCAAAGGCCGTAATACTCGAACAGGAGCCATGCCTTTGTATTTCTTTGGTGACAGGCTGACATTCACCGATGATAAGGCCAAGGCCTTGTACTATGCAAAATTTGTACAGGCGGCGGGGTAG
- a CDS encoding HEPN domain-containing protein has translation MSTFDWSNYLTFAQEICGKNNGQNPCQEAKMRCAISRAYYSAFCNARNFLKDNGVDLPDDAKVHEVVKSQFNKSANETYQQIGENLNRLRIARNKADYNNKYYINNRAATNLVGEAIKSISYCETVISKLHKLSQDKQTSQAK, from the coding sequence ATGAGTACCTTTGATTGGAGTAATTATTTGACTTTTGCACAGGAGATTTGCGGTAAAAACAATGGACAAAATCCATGCCAAGAGGCCAAAATGAGATGTGCAATAAGTCGAGCTTACTATAGTGCATTTTGCAATGCCCGTAATTTCTTGAAAGATAATGGAGTTGATCTTCCGGACGATGCCAAGGTTCACGAAGTTGTTAAAAGCCAGTTTAATAAAAGTGCCAATGAGACATATCAACAGATTGGAGAAAATTTGAATAGGCTGCGAATTGCAAGAAATAAAGCTGATTACAACAATAAGTATTATATAAACAATAGAGCGGCAACCAACCTTGTGGGAGAGGCCATAAAATCTATAAGTTATTGTGAGACAGTAATCAGTAAATTACATAAACTATCACAAGACAAACAAACGAGCCAAGCCAAATAA
- a CDS encoding phage terminase small subunit-related protein has protein sequence MTRKESRQTLEAYRIFKSLGDSRRLKDVARITGKNLSLIKRWSAKYHWLQRIEDEEPPEIKAIKAEIRQRLERIKAMRAMFRQLRY, from the coding sequence ATGACCAGAAAAGAAAGCCGTCAGACGTTAGAAGCATACCGGATATTCAAGAGCCTGGGCGATAGCCGAAGGCTCAAAGATGTTGCCAGGATAACAGGCAAAAACCTGTCATTGATAAAACGGTGGAGTGCAAAATATCACTGGCTACAGCGTATAGAGGATGAAGAGCCGCCGGAGATTAAAGCGATTAAAGCAGAAATACGGCAGCGCTTGGAGAGAATTAAAGCTATGCGAGCTATGTTTAGGCAACTGCGTTATTAG
- a CDS encoding helix-turn-helix domain-containing protein — protein sequence MLEKIYCLECRTELTTKAKFCPECGKPAPKPEPIQPKAQEQKQFPPIMNIEQVAEFLCISKCHVYRLIKNEGLPYFPVSQHKRFIADEIMQWAKSRQIMNK from the coding sequence ATGCTAGAAAAAATCTACTGCCTAGAATGCCGCACTGAGTTAACGACCAAGGCAAAATTTTGTCCGGAGTGCGGCAAGCCAGCACCAAAACCGGAACCGATACAGCCTAAGGCCCAAGAACAAAAACAATTCCCACCGATCATGAACATTGAACAAGTCGCAGAATTTCTATGTATATCAAAATGTCACGTTTATAGGCTGATAAAAAATGAAGGTCTACCATATTTCCCGGTCAGTCAGCATAAGAGATTCATCGCTGACGAAATTATGCAATGGGCTAAAAGTAGGCAAATTATGAATAAATAG
- a CDS encoding pyrimidine-nucleoside phosphorylase: MHAADIITKKRNGEELSENEIAWLIQAYTDDKLPDYQMAAWLMAVFFRGMTDRETAALTMAMANSGEQVDLSQVPGIKVDKHSTGGVADTTTLVLAPLVAAAGVPVAKMSGRGLGFTGGTIDKLEAIPGFKATLERQEFIANLQQYGIAVTGQSAAIAPADGKLYSLRDVTATVESIPLIASSIMSKKIASGADKIVLDVKVGNGAFMKTRADAVILAEAMVNIGRLVGRETVAILTNMDQPLGMAIGNSLEVKEAIELLSGRGTAALKEVCLELGSQMLVLGGQAKTPADGRRLLTNLIDNRQALAKFGEFITAQQGDSAILQDTGKLPQAGFVQKVTAPCQGYITAVNAAQIGYAAMRLGAGREYKGQTIDVAAGIQMQCRLGQYVSCGQPLAIIYTNDKSKLKQADEILQQAIEIKEQPTVIPPLIIGLVDKNGFHDRLE; encoded by the coding sequence GTGCATGCCGCTGACATAATTACCAAAAAGCGTAATGGTGAAGAATTATCAGAAAATGAAATTGCCTGGCTGATACAGGCTTATACCGATGATAAACTACCTGATTATCAAATGGCGGCCTGGCTTATGGCCGTATTTTTCCGGGGTATGACAGACCGTGAGACAGCAGCCCTTACTATGGCTATGGCTAACTCCGGTGAGCAGGTGGACCTAAGCCAGGTGCCCGGAATAAAAGTGGACAAACACAGTACCGGCGGGGTTGCCGATACCACCACACTGGTGCTGGCACCGCTAGTGGCTGCCGCCGGAGTGCCTGTGGCCAAAATGTCCGGCAGGGGACTGGGGTTTACCGGCGGTACCATAGATAAGCTGGAAGCCATACCAGGCTTTAAGGCTACGCTGGAACGTCAGGAATTTATTGCTAATCTGCAGCAATACGGGATTGCTGTCACCGGCCAATCGGCTGCTATTGCACCGGCCGACGGCAAGTTATATTCTCTTAGAGATGTCACGGCTACGGTCGAAAGTATACCGCTTATCGCCTCATCCATTATGAGTAAGAAGATTGCTTCAGGGGCAGATAAAATTGTTCTGGATGTAAAGGTTGGCAATGGTGCTTTTATGAAAACCAGGGCCGATGCTGTTATCCTGGCTGAAGCTATGGTAAATATCGGCCGGCTTGTTGGCCGGGAAACGGTTGCCATACTAACCAATATGGATCAGCCGTTGGGTATGGCTATCGGCAACAGCCTGGAAGTTAAGGAAGCCATCGAACTGCTATCAGGCCGGGGTACAGCCGCGCTCAAGGAGGTTTGCCTGGAACTGGGTTCGCAGATGCTGGTGTTAGGCGGTCAAGCAAAAACACCGGCAGACGGGCGCAGGTTGCTCACAAACCTTATCGACAACAGACAGGCGTTAGCCAAATTTGGCGAGTTTATTACTGCTCAACAGGGTGATTCCGCTATTTTGCAAGATACCGGTAAGCTGCCGCAGGCCGGCTTTGTTCAGAAAGTTACGGCCCCTTGTCAGGGATATATTACCGCTGTCAACGCTGCTCAAATTGGTTATGCCGCTATGCGTTTGGGGGCAGGCCGGGAGTATAAAGGACAGACAATCGATGTAGCCGCCGGGATACAGATGCAGTGCCGGCTGGGACAGTATGTGAGCTGCGGGCAGCCGTTGGCAATAATATACACAAATGATAAATCAAAGCTTAAACAGGCGGACGAAATTTTACAGCAGGCCATTGAAATTAAAGAGCAGCCTACCGTCATTCCGCCTTTGATAATAGGCTTGGTTGATAAAAACGGCTTTCATGATCGACTGGAATAA
- a CDS encoding HIRAN domain-containing protein has product MLKSIVTTIGNALVAKGISRPEAFQKAWGMARSKFFTKAVGVTVGNRQEALKRLAQYERELVKVYLVHESNNPVDANAVAVVVTVAGSKEYKIGYIKAKYTALLARVIDKVGGKLGAAVENITGGGGVKRYGLNISYALGA; this is encoded by the coding sequence ATGTTGAAATCCATAGTAACAACCATAGGCAATGCCCTGGTAGCCAAAGGCATATCCCGCCCGGAAGCTTTTCAAAAAGCCTGGGGCATGGCAAGGAGCAAGTTCTTTACCAAGGCCGTTGGCGTTACTGTGGGGAACCGGCAGGAAGCATTAAAGCGGCTGGCACAGTATGAGCGGGAACTGGTCAAGGTGTACCTGGTACATGAAAGTAATAACCCGGTTGATGCTAACGCTGTGGCCGTAGTGGTTACTGTGGCAGGCAGCAAGGAATACAAGATAGGCTATATCAAAGCTAAATACACTGCACTACTGGCAAGGGTAATAGATAAGGTCGGCGGCAAGCTGGGAGCAGCAGTAGAGAATATTACGGGCGGGGGCGGGGTGAAACGGTACGGCTTAAATATCAGCTATGCACTAGGTGCATAG
- a CDS encoding phosphopentomutase → MFRRIFVIVLDSVGIGAMPDAHEYGDAGANTLVHIAETKGGLTLPVLASMGLGLIEPIAGVPAVSRPIAAFGKMAELSKGKDTTSGHWELAGCPLFTSFPVYPNGFPAEIIESFKLHSGLDVLGNKAASGTEIIAELGEEHMRSGRPIVYTSADSVFQIAAHEEIIPLTRLYELCKIARDKVCLGDHAVGRIIARPFIGKPGNFVRTANRHDYSLEPPAPTVLDLLKESGFAVTGIGKIADIYAHRGLTESYPTKSNSHAMEVLTDLAGKSLPSGLIMANLVDFDSIYGHRNDAAGYGQALEEFDTALAGFVSRMTEEDLLIITADHGCDPTVAGTDHTREYVPLLAYHKRLATTPQPVNLGIRSTFADVGATVAANFSLAPLAYGHSFLKDLLR, encoded by the coding sequence TTGTTTAGACGTATATTTGTGATTGTACTTGACAGCGTAGGGATTGGTGCTATGCCTGATGCCCACGAATACGGTGACGCCGGGGCCAATACGCTGGTACATATTGCTGAAACTAAGGGCGGACTTACTTTGCCAGTACTGGCAAGCATGGGATTAGGCTTAATTGAGCCCATTGCCGGTGTTCCGGCAGTTTCCCGCCCTATTGCTGCTTTCGGAAAAATGGCAGAGCTGTCGAAAGGAAAAGATACGACAAGCGGTCATTGGGAATTGGCAGGCTGCCCGCTGTTTACTTCATTTCCCGTCTATCCTAACGGTTTTCCGGCCGAAATTATTGAAAGCTTCAAGCTGCATTCCGGGTTGGACGTCTTGGGCAACAAAGCAGCTTCCGGCACAGAGATTATTGCCGAGCTGGGAGAAGAACACATGCGTTCAGGCCGACCGATCGTATATACGTCTGCTGACAGTGTTTTTCAAATTGCTGCTCATGAGGAGATTATTCCCCTGACCCGTTTATATGAGTTATGCAAAATTGCGAGAGACAAAGTTTGCCTTGGCGACCATGCTGTGGGCCGGATTATTGCCAGGCCGTTTATCGGTAAACCGGGGAATTTTGTCCGTACGGCTAACCGCCATGATTACAGTCTGGAACCGCCAGCGCCAACAGTGCTTGACCTGCTTAAAGAGAGCGGTTTTGCCGTCACTGGTATTGGTAAAATTGCCGACATTTATGCCCACCGGGGCCTGACGGAATCTTATCCCACAAAATCCAACAGTCATGCCATGGAAGTGCTTACCGATTTAGCAGGCAAAAGTTTGCCAAGCGGATTAATTATGGCCAATCTTGTTGATTTTGACAGCATTTACGGACACCGCAACGATGCGGCAGGTTATGGGCAGGCTTTGGAAGAATTTGATACAGCTCTTGCCGGCTTTGTGTCCAGGATGACAGAAGAGGATCTGCTGATTATTACCGCTGATCATGGCTGTGATCCTACTGTAGCGGGAACAGATCATACCAGAGAGTATGTACCGCTGTTGGCGTATCATAAGAGACTGGCAACAACACCGCAGCCAGTCAATTTAGGGATACGCTCTACCTTTGCCGATGTGGGGGCAACTGTGGCCGCGAATTTCTCTCTGGCGCCGTTAGCCTATGGACATAGCTTCTTAAAAGACCTTTTGAGGTGA
- the xerD gene encoding site-specific tyrosine recombinase XerD — MESYVNEFINYLAVERGLAQNTLESYGRDLRQFHTFLQNSQLDFLRNSNRDTILSYLNNLQMKGRAVSTISRNLAAIKSFYQYLVRERHLEKDPAVNLESPKLEKKLPKILSITEVEELLKQPNAFQPTGLRDKAMLELLYATGIRVSELICLNISDVNLEMGYIKCYGKGAKERIVPLGSIAARCVQEYIGKGRPKLVRTYEEASLFVNHHGNRLTRQGFWKIIKKYALEADITKEITPHTLRHSFATHLLENGADLRSVQEMLGHADISTTQIYTHVTKNRLKEVYDKTHPRA, encoded by the coding sequence ATGGAATCGTATGTTAACGAATTTATTAACTATCTTGCAGTTGAGCGAGGGTTAGCCCAAAATACGCTAGAATCCTATGGGCGGGATTTACGGCAGTTTCACACGTTTTTGCAAAATAGTCAATTAGATTTTTTACGGAATTCGAATCGTGACACCATCCTAAGTTATCTTAATAATCTCCAAATGAAGGGGCGCGCCGTTTCCACGATATCACGTAATCTTGCTGCCATAAAATCTTTTTATCAATACCTGGTCAGAGAGCGTCATCTGGAAAAAGATCCTGCTGTCAATCTGGAATCACCCAAGTTGGAGAAAAAACTGCCCAAAATTCTTAGCATTACTGAAGTGGAAGAATTATTAAAACAACCTAATGCGTTTCAACCTACCGGTCTGCGGGACAAAGCCATGCTGGAGTTATTGTATGCCACAGGTATCCGGGTTTCTGAACTTATCTGTCTGAACATATCTGATGTTAACCTGGAGATGGGTTATATTAAGTGTTATGGTAAAGGTGCCAAAGAACGCATTGTGCCGCTTGGCTCTATTGCCGCCAGATGTGTGCAGGAATACATCGGCAAAGGTCGACCGAAACTGGTGCGTACTTATGAAGAAGCTTCGTTATTTGTTAACCATCATGGTAATCGTCTTACCAGGCAGGGCTTTTGGAAGATTATCAAGAAATATGCATTAGAAGCAGATATTACCAAAGAGATCACTCCCCATACCTTAAGACATTCCTTTGCCACACATTTGTTAGAAAATGGCGCAGATTTGCGTTCGGTTCAGGAAATGCTTGGTCATGCCGATATTTCGACAACTCAAATCTATACGCATGTAACCAAAAACCGTTTAAAAGAAGTATATGATAAAACTCATCCGCGTGCATAA
- a CDS encoding D-alanyl-D-alanine carboxypeptidase family protein, which yields MIRKTVLVTLLFLLLAGSTAFGAPANPQSAVQLQTSAVSAVLMDENGTILFEKDSHKRLPPASVTKIMTLLLAVEAVEQGRIQLTDEIFTSETAWRQGGSQIWLEPGEKMSVKEILTAVAVVSANDAAVALMEHIYGSEAAAVEAMNKRAEALGLADTHFNNVNGLPTTDHYMSAYDAALIAKEATTHPLYMEMCGIKEAWLRDGKNWLVNTNKLLWWYKGGDGLKTGWTEEAKYCFVGTAKRDGLRLISAVFATPEPRSHLRESMKLLDWGFANYTAVPIVTQGTVVERLKVNKGIEKEIQLVAAQDLNLIVGKGQNKNLQKKIVADSSVNAPIEAGQKCGELIVIKDGKEMGKVDLIAEKAVPKAGLIRIFQNMITNLFSISN from the coding sequence TTGATCCGAAAAACTGTGCTGGTAACATTACTGTTTTTGCTTTTGGCCGGTAGTACTGCTTTTGGCGCTCCGGCAAACCCGCAGTCAGCTGTGCAACTGCAAACTAGTGCTGTATCTGCTGTGCTTATGGACGAAAATGGTACAATACTTTTTGAAAAAGATTCACACAAACGCTTGCCGCCTGCCAGTGTAACCAAAATTATGACCTTGCTGCTGGCAGTCGAAGCTGTTGAACAGGGCCGCATTCAGCTTACTGACGAAATATTTACAAGTGAAACTGCCTGGCGTCAGGGTGGATCACAGATATGGCTGGAACCGGGTGAGAAAATGTCTGTCAAGGAGATATTGACTGCCGTGGCGGTCGTCAGTGCGAATGATGCTGCCGTAGCACTTATGGAACACATTTACGGCAGTGAAGCGGCTGCTGTTGAAGCTATGAATAAGCGGGCCGAAGCATTAGGTCTGGCAGACACTCATTTTAACAATGTAAATGGGTTACCGACAACTGACCATTACATGAGTGCTTATGATGCTGCATTAATTGCCAAAGAAGCCACCACCCACCCACTGTATATGGAGATGTGCGGGATTAAAGAAGCCTGGCTGCGGGATGGGAAAAACTGGCTTGTTAATACTAACAAGCTATTGTGGTGGTATAAGGGCGGCGACGGGTTAAAAACCGGTTGGACAGAAGAGGCAAAATATTGTTTTGTCGGTACCGCCAAACGGGATGGTCTTCGTCTTATTTCAGCAGTGTTCGCCACCCCTGAACCGCGTTCTCACTTAAGAGAAAGTATGAAACTGCTTGATTGGGGCTTTGCCAATTATACGGCTGTACCCATTGTCACTCAAGGCACTGTGGTTGAACGGCTGAAAGTCAATAAAGGCATAGAGAAAGAGATTCAACTAGTGGCTGCTCAAGACTTAAATTTAATTGTCGGCAAAGGACAAAATAAGAATTTGCAAAAGAAGATCGTGGCAGATTCCAGCGTTAATGCCCCGATAGAAGCAGGGCAAAAATGTGGCGAGCTTATTGTTATTAAAGATGGCAAGGAAATGGGTAAAGTGGATTTAATTGCTGAAAAAGCAGTACCCAAAGCCGGGCTGATAAGAATTTTCCAAAATATGATAACAAATTTGTTCAGCATTTCAAATTAA
- the spoIIAA gene encoding anti-sigma F factor antagonist — translation MKLVTVMKQGVLVVRLTGELDVCGANEFRAVVDEALEASGAKHILLNMQGVSFIDSSGLGVILGRYRQIAPLGGKILVVHLAPQVQRIFELAGLMKILNIYQSEDQALELL, via the coding sequence TTGAAGCTTGTTACAGTTATGAAACAGGGTGTTTTGGTAGTAAGGCTTACAGGTGAACTGGATGTTTGCGGAGCTAATGAATTCCGTGCTGTCGTCGATGAGGCACTGGAGGCGAGCGGAGCCAAACACATTTTACTGAATATGCAGGGAGTTAGTTTCATTGACAGTTCCGGGTTAGGTGTTATTCTCGGGCGGTACCGGCAGATCGCCCCGCTTGGCGGTAAAATCCTCGTAGTTCACCTTGCACCGCAGGTACAGCGAATATTTGAATTGGCCGGGTTAATGAAAATTTTAAACATTTATCAATCTGAAGACCAAGCGTTAGAACTACTATAA
- a CDS encoding helix-turn-helix domain-containing protein has translation MISYKPFLKLLIDKEMKKQDIMQLTGISKATMAKLNTNDYVSLEIIDKLCAALNCQPGDLIEYIPNQNEDFTK, from the coding sequence ATGATTAGCTATAAACCATTTCTAAAACTGTTAATAGATAAAGAAATGAAAAAGCAAGATATCATGCAACTGACTGGCATTTCTAAAGCTACTATGGCCAAACTCAATACCAATGACTATGTATCACTTGAAATAATTGATAAGCTCTGCGCTGCCCTCAACTGCCAGCCCGGTGACCTTATAGAGTACATTCCCAACCAAAATGAAGACTTTACAAAGTAA
- a CDS encoding Arc family DNA-binding protein has protein sequence MFSKMPRIMARLESEAMKSKLQRLARENGRTLSSEVGQIVKRYIMQYEQKYGEIKIHKD, from the coding sequence ATGTTTTCAAAAATGCCGCGAATTATGGCACGTCTTGAAAGCGAAGCAATGAAATCTAAGCTACAGCGATTGGCCAGAGAAAATGGCCGTACTCTTAGCAGTGAAGTTGGGCAGATTGTAAAGCGGTACATTATGCAATATGAACAAAAATATGGTGAAATAAAAATCCATAAAGATTAA
- a CDS encoding tyrosine-type recombinase/integrase: protein MAKRESGVGTEIKWLEDKQLFCQRFGYKDKAGRNKVKAIYGKSKGEIAEKRKAWQKELESGVDMAASKGTFGQLISNWLEVDKKKTLEITSYELYKSLINKHIIPELGKTKLKDLDRVRIQQFINSKDEKLSRKSLELLRTIIGNCLSNAVLDDIIIKNPAIGVKIPKKPVAGRDEVKPFTEEELGKILKSSDGKYLQNIIYVAAFTGMRKGELLGLRWQDVDTKKGVINVRQGAKYTATEQKMIVGNLKTEKAFRTIPINDKVKAALKKQKAWQAANKLELGTAYTNNNLVFTLETGEMVKGTQITNAFCRATKAAGVEYRSFHQLRHTFASIAISRKVNIKTLSEVLGHTNIQITYNKYGHLLEGDAESVIDAVSNYLAGL, encoded by the coding sequence ATGGCAAAGCGTGAATCAGGGGTTGGCACAGAGATTAAATGGCTGGAAGATAAGCAGTTATTTTGCCAGCGGTTTGGCTATAAGGATAAGGCCGGCAGGAACAAGGTTAAGGCTATTTATGGCAAGAGCAAAGGTGAGATAGCTGAGAAGCGCAAGGCATGGCAGAAGGAGTTAGAATCCGGGGTTGATATGGCGGCCAGCAAAGGAACTTTTGGGCAGTTAATCTCTAACTGGTTAGAGGTTGACAAGAAAAAGACACTTGAGATTACTTCATATGAATTGTATAAGTCGCTGATAAATAAACATATCATTCCTGAGCTTGGCAAGACAAAGTTAAAAGATTTGGACAGAGTAAGAATACAGCAATTCATTAACAGCAAGGATGAAAAACTATCTAGAAAAAGCTTGGAATTACTGCGAACTATCATTGGAAATTGCTTGAGCAATGCGGTATTAGATGACATCATTATTAAAAATCCAGCTATAGGGGTAAAGATACCCAAAAAGCCTGTTGCAGGCAGGGACGAAGTAAAGCCCTTTACTGAGGAAGAATTAGGCAAGATATTAAAATCCAGTGACGGAAAGTATCTTCAGAATATCATTTATGTGGCGGCCTTTACAGGCATGAGAAAAGGCGAGTTGCTAGGCTTGCGCTGGCAGGACGTTGATACTAAAAAAGGTGTGATTAATGTCCGGCAAGGTGCTAAGTACACAGCCACAGAGCAAAAAATGATTGTAGGGAACTTAAAGACGGAAAAAGCATTCCGTACAATTCCAATTAATGATAAGGTAAAGGCCGCTCTCAAGAAGCAGAAAGCATGGCAGGCCGCCAATAAGCTAGAGCTAGGAACTGCCTACACCAATAACAACCTAGTATTCACGCTTGAAACAGGCGAAATGGTTAAAGGTACACAGATTACAAACGCATTTTGCCGAGCAACTAAGGCAGCAGGTGTAGAGTATAGGAGCTTTCACCAACTACGGCATACGTTCGCCTCCATAGCGATAAGCCGGAAGGTAAACATCAAAACACTGTCTGAGGTATTAGGGCATACCAATATTCAGATAACATACAACAAGTATGGGCACCTTTTAGAAGGTGATGCTGAAAGTGTAATAGATGCAGTATCCAATTATTTAGCGGGATTATAA